CgttatgaaataaaagaaaattcgGCCAATTTCACTATAATTACATTTAGACAATTACACTTACACATATTGTATATTCTCCAAGTGAACAAGTTGAAATGGTACCTTAGCAAATTTTTCGTCTCTACTTTTTTTCGATtaattttcttctatttttttcGAGCGTTTCTGTAGTTTTATCCATTTTCCTGTCTCTTTTTTGTTTATTGCGAGAGCACTTTTTTGTGGTTATAtgcaatatagaaatatttattgatatcatgTATCATGCTGACATCATTGTACCATTGATGTTAGAAAAATATGTTAGCTTTGACTCCAAACCGGGACAGAAAAACTAGCTGGCAACGCCTGATATATTGTGAGTTTGACAAGAAAGGGAAAATAACCGTAATCTGCGCGCAATCATCTCAAACACATTGTAGTAAAAAACGTACGCAAATGTCACAAAGTGAAAGTCGTtgatatataaaaatacaaGAGCAGACATGtcatatttaattttgattttcattacAAAAGAGAATGAAAGTAGCTAATTGGCTCGTTTACTCGTGTATTACATATAGCAATAAAACTGCAATGATAGAATCCTTCTAAcacccccacccacacacacccacGTACATTTTGTTACACAGTCGAGTTTAAGAAAATATGTCGATGGTGTGTAGTGTCCTCATGAGCGTTGCTCATCTTATGTTACATTGAATTGGACTGAAACACAGGTTAATGTACAAGTAATATATCTTTAATTTATTTGACTACTGCCGTTGTCGTAGATTTCTTTACCCTTAGTGTGAAGTGTAAAGGCCTATATAATGTGTGttagagagagggagagggagagagagagagagagagagagagagagagagagagagagagagagagagagagagagagagagagagagagagagagagagggggattTGGTTATTTGAAACTTAAGGAATTTGTCGTCATTTGAGGTTTAGAAGATGATGAAAGACAACAGGTAGTTGACAATGCACAAtgaaatacacaatgtacactGGAATAATAAACGTACCATTTACTAAGTGAAACTCATTGACGCGTAAAGTCATAATATATTTGCTATTTGATGTATTACAGACGTATCAGTTGATTGTCACGATTCATTGttgtatatttatacaaatcATTGACCCCGGCATTAATTAGGAGATACTAGATCACtcaattcatattcaaatttgattgTCATAACTGTGACAAGACACTCGAGTGAAGAGAGTGAAAGTAGCAACAAAAGTATGGAACAATAAGTTACCAACGCACTGCATAGAAGTCGTGATAGTATCCCCCTATACACAGTGACGACACCCACGTACATTTTTCTGCAAAACCATTACCGCAACACAAAGCCTTAGAGCTTTTTTCTATACGGTCATTGTAAGTGTGCGAAATTAATGTTGGTCCCCGGGTTGGTCCGTGACCAACAAATTTCCGTAAGGACcgagaattttgaatttatgttGCTTCTAAGAGAGCCTACAGTAATCAcaaggttggggggggggggaatcaaaTGGTTAGTCCTTTGTGTTCCAAAATGACCCTCCTGTCGGTCAACATGATTAACAGTAATTTTTAATTTCGCACACTGGTCATTGCTATCTCTACTTTTCCCAGCCATGTTCATGTACATTATGTTTACTAGTAGCACAACAGTCGTCAGATTCATACACGTGTCGCAGGGTCCGGGTCTACTACTAAAACAACGACCGGGTATAACTATATAGGACGTTCACACGAAACTTTGATTTTGAGGAGGAATTCACCATGACCACTTTAAATTGCGAAAGTGTTTTCTCCGAGTGAAGAACTTGAAATGGTACCTCATCCGTCTTTCCCTTTTCCGTTActtttcttctatttttttcGAGCGTTTCTGTAGCTTTATCCATTTTtactttgtctttttttaaataacgtGAGCACGTTTTGTGGTTATATGGCGATATAGAATATTTTTATTGATATCATGTATCATGCTGATGACATGGATATCAGCCCATAGTACACGCTTAAGATATCCGTtatgaaataattgaaaattcAGCCAATTTCATTTACACATATTGTGaggggagagggggaggggcaACACGTGAAATGTATTGATTTGGTCTTTTTGGTGACTTGTGGAATCGATCAGTAAACGTTATAAGCTTATTCAtcaaatatgtgtatttgtcaTCCTCTGTGTATTTATGTTAATAAATACATTGAATTCTTATTCAGAATACCTGAAAGAAAGTGcatattttaaaacaacaacaacataccgTACATTGTTAGTGAAGGAGTTGTCTGAGTATTATCTTGTCACAAATGATGTGACGTTTACCACATTTACATTGTAGTTCGATGTCTATACAAATTCAGTAGTCTTCTATTGTGTTGAAAGTCGCTGACGTGTGCATTTATTTTATGGCAACTCAGTGGTGGTGTCAGATGATCGTGTACAGAGTGATCTCTGATCGTGTGGATGCATATCCCAGTAATCTCCATAGATCAAAGGGCATGTGAGAAGTCTTACTCTGAGTCAGTCTCGACTAGGCAAAGTTGTGTTTTCGGGGTATGCTTTTGGAAATCGActacaatgtaataaataaatagttatGTTGCTAGCACAGTCATACTACCTCCAAGAAGTATAACCCACAAGGTTTTAGTTATATACCAAGCAAGGCGTTATGATTAATGAAGAGAGTCATGGCTaacaatatacaatgaaatCACTGAGAATATCCTGAGTCAGTGgatgacacagtgcatgtggaATTACCGACGTTCTAATTTCTGTGGTCAGGAAAATGCTACTATGACTAATTTACATTGATCGTGTTGTACACCATTTTATGGTTGTAGAACATGACATTGTTAGTACTTGTGTTGTGGTGATACGAATCAATAATAAAGCGTAATATGATAGGCCAGAACCTGTTGCGTCATAGATGTTTTAGGACTATGACGTCATTACTATCCAATCAGAAGTTTCAACCAGGTTCAAGGGTTATAAATGAGAGTGGTTCGTATTCACAGTGACTCAGTCTGAGACAGTGACGACCCCAGTAGTTCACTTACGTACGAAGTAAGAATCTCTACGTTATAACAATGACTGTACCATACGTGAAGACAAAGGTAAGACATGGAAAGGTTCTAGACACTCGATAGATTATACATTTACGCAGTTATTTGAGTCTGTTGCTATGGAACATCAGATTAAGGGCGTGGCATGTTACCACAGAcaatttcttccttgtctgtggtacaaAGTACGTACCTTATGAAGTGACCTGTCAGATCAcatctgtctgtatctgtattacACGTCGAATGACCAGATAACATGATCACGAAAGACTGTTGACATATTGTTAACTAGATAGTGCATTATGATGTGCCCTaggttaaaatgtttatttgcGAATGTACCTCGATTGGACGACACTTGACGATGCAcgaccacaggcactcgaatcaatgtgtatgattaaaaaaatgtatattgaatACTATACATTTCCCCCCAATATCATACAGATTAGTTCGAGTGCTTGTGTGCACGACCATTCTCAGTATTTGCCGTTCATTGTACTCTATGCTAATTCATGAATTCATTCTCAATGTACAAGGTTATATTAACAAAGACCTCAGACCATGCATGGTCTGAGCATAGACCCGCGGTACCTTATTCACACCTTAGCCTTTATTTGGTGACTCcctatatttatgtatatagcATGTGTTCAAATAGTCGATCAGTTATAAATTAAAGTATGCAACTGACAACGGAATTTTACaagtgaaaaatcaatgtagAGATATTCGTATACGTTACAATTAAAAAAACTCAGCCCGATTAGCATTACATAACCAAATGCAACGCGGTATTATGTAACAAAGCAAATGTAAAGGCCATTTCATTGTTTCTTATTGATTCTGCTTCTTTACCAAAACATCGATCAGGTCATGATCAGGTCGTATCCACCATTTGAACCCAATGCTCTAGGTATTACTTAAAGGTGTTACTTAAAGGTGAACGCCAATCCAGGAAATGAACACTTTGCAGAGTACTTGACTGTAAAACCATGgatcaataatagatccatggtaaAACTCAACCACAACTGACACAGTGACATGTTACATTTACGGATTATGAACAAAATCGGTGTTTGAAAATTCCAGAATGCCCAGAAATTCATTTTACATCATATCATAAGATGAACTAGATATTCTTTCATTCCCATTGTCAGGCTGACTTTGATGCTGCGTTGAAGGGTGCTGGTAGTAAACTTGTAGCTGTTGATTTTACAGCCTCGTGGTGTGGACCATGTAAGTTTATTGGACCTAAGTTTGAGGTACGTTATCAACGTCCAGGGTTATTGACACGACTCTAATTAAACCCAGGTTGTGTTATTTTTGTTCAATGCAAGGgagaatacattatttctgctatTCCAATGGTAAAATTGTCACTAATCATGACATTTAGAATGACATATCACGTTATCCATCAGTATTCCACTATTCATATCACCTGTTGAGTTTGCGTCAATACTTATGGGCCATGACTATATACGTGTATATTGTTACAACTATACTACTACGTAAATCAAGCTATAGGTAAACTAAGATAGGCACAAATTAAGACAGATACATAATATTACTACTGTTTATGGCAGATTACACAGGAGGGTGATAGCGATGCCTTCGTTATGTAGACATTATAACCACCCTGTAATCAAAATAATGTAGGCCTAGCCTAAATATTGGAGGAGATTGAAAGTGTGGCCACTTGGGGGATTTATATCAGAAACTATGTCCAACCACCTTAATATGATAGTAATTATTCATGACATTGCCGATAACAAATGCCATTCACTGTAATAGTGATACCAAAGATTAAACAACAGGGgagtgatttttagcacaactgaactgaggttcagtagtgctatagggatcgcccggcgtctgtgtgtgtgtgtgtgtgtgtgtgtgtgtgtgtgtgtgtgtgtgtgtgtgtgtgtgtgtgtgtgtgtgtaaacaacttaaagtcaaaaaccgctgaaccgattgccacgatatttggtgggtccattaccttgggtgtctagttgggaaattgttcaaataaaaatgatcgcatcacagatgtgtgatttgggtcaaaaagtgtgatttttggtcaaaaaacttaaactcagaaactactgggcagattggtgcgaaatttggtgggaacattcttaaggggatgtaaagtaagagtTGTCCATGatgggatgattccatcagtgatatgcaaattagggctaaaaatgtgtctttttggttaaaaatctatcattccaaaactactgagcagattgggctgaaatttaatgggtatgtatctagggatgtatggacaaagaaatattaagcataccatgattccatgagtgatatgcaaattaggtgtaaaaatgttcatttttggtcaaaaacttatatctcaaaaagtactaagtgaatgagtttgaaacttggtgagatgtttctagaagtgttattcagtacattgttaattaactataatgtttactttactatttcctctggtggtaaagcctgtagcatggccagtttggtttatgacttgattatgtaatatgttgtaagacagctgtttcatcacctacccatataaactgaatgtagcctgtgtttaaaatattacaataagacaaccaagaaagttaaacatgttacattggtatgacttggttccaaactgattaaaaaaaataaagaagtacaaaaccttgtagacacatccctttaaagtttgattaggatgttgctatacttgtcttgtacacttccaacataggatggctggattatgatgatggaaattaggtatgaaaattttgttttggttacaactttaaatcttcaaaaaattatatatctatcattgccctgaacatgaagttgtgcggcaacgcaatatttgcgctattttatTCTGATGTAACGTAATTTTGTTGTGATTTCCTACAGGAAATGTCTAAGGAATTCACCGATGTAGTTTTCATAAAGGTCGATGTGGATGACAATGGGGTAAGTAGTTTCTATCATAGAATTGCAATGATGGTCGAATAGTTGCTAGACAGGCCAACATGTAATCTACTGATTGCCGGTACGACCCTCGCCGCTGCCGTTGTTTATAAATGGTTAACGTCCTTGGGATAGGTTTGACCTCAGACCACTGGTTTGACCTacgattgtgccccagtcaacctaGCTGTAGAATTGGtaaaaattgtataattatacaaAGGTTGAGGTGTGAATGTTATAATCATACGTACTTAAAGGGCTATTTGTCAATCTTGGCTCATCCATTAGTGTTACCTTACCAGTAAAGCTATAATTACATGGGTCATTTTTTGTCCTTGACCAGccagctctgccagacaactaaTTTTTAATTCTAATCCGAATAGGCCttttatagaggctgcaataaATTCAGCTATGGTCAAGACACCCATCTTAGCAGGCCTTTTATAGAGGCtgcaaatattataattatgtataagtatgaaaagtaaaatgtacaaaaacttATGATTGTTGCAGTAACACTTTATAATACATACTATTTACACTATGTTTATTAGTTTGGTTGATTTTTAAGAATGATGGTTATTTTagtaaactacatgtaattttgCTCCCAAAATACGTTGATTTTGTGAGGATGTGTAGGTTCGTTCGCTTACTATTCTTTGTCTTATAATATGTTTCAGGAAACCGCAGAAGCAAATGGAGTTTCAGCCATGCCAACGTTTATATTCTTTAAAAATGGGGAAAAAGTACGGTAACTTATAAAATTAGTGTCAATAATATTGTCGTAGTtattgatcatgatcatgatgacGACGACGGTGATGtagatgttgttgttgttgttgttgttgttctctGTGTTTGCTCAGAGAATCAAAACACATAGTTTGGCATATTCTATTTTACACTATATACTACTCTACACATTGACACTATAGTATGTAATTGACAGACTATTTAAAACAACTTACACCAGGTCGGTGTTTGTAATTTAATACTAAAAAAAAGAACTATGAAAATGAGAGTATGTTATTTGTAGTGAATGATTCGTAAACCAGCTTGCTAGCACTAGAGACCGATACGTCACAGCCCGTTTATGAATGCGTTTGTCGCTTCCCAGTATATTGAAACATCagcacatatatatacacttgtatTTGTCCAGTTCGCTTTCTAGTactataacaaatattttagcGGGAACTCTTTTCAACTTAGACCATTTTATCAGCTAGGAGTTATCATTACTCGGTTGTACTTGAAGTGTAAAACCTTCAATAAATGTACTTATCTTGGTTACAGGTGGACTCTTTAACTGGCGCCGATGAGAAAAAACTTCGCGAGTTATTGACCAAGAATAAGTGAATGAGGAATAATGAGGAATACGAAcctgtgtatatgtatggtatTTCAACTACTGCAGCACCAAATCAGAAGAACACTTTTAAGATTTAATGAACAGTAAATGAATGGATCAGCCACTCAATTGATTAGTTTAATAAGTTTAAAATGCATTTCTTTTCCATCACTCAAATTATGGGACGGTATTCACCAATCGTCTACTGAGTGACTATCAAAATGATAGCTTTAACTTTCGTACACTGATAATTTTGCATTATGATTTACAGTCTACCATGTATAAGATATCAGACCAATTTAGAAATATGccaattacaatgtaatgtcTTGTAGTAGCAAACaccattatgcaaataaagataATGTTCTTTGACAAATCATGGTACAAATGCACTGTATGGTCACAATGACTAATTAGtcggacggggacttatggattggggtccgtgcgtccgtccgtccgtccgcagccgtttcttggagatgcctggaccgatttttttcaaacttggcacaggggcaacatacaatggcatacatatgcatgtcaatttgtttcatgatacgatccaatatggccgccgagcaaccattttgtttgcaaattttccctgtctaaagccataactcagacatgcttgaacagatctcattcaaagttggtattaggacagtgttctatgacatacatgtgtatattcattgttgtcatgatacgatacaatatggccgcctagcagccattttgtttgtgaattttccatgtccaaagccataactcagacatgcttgaacagatctcattcaaagttggtattaggacagtgttctatgacatacatgtgcacatccattttcatcatgatacaatccaatatggctgcctggcagccattttgtttgcgaattttccatgtccaaagccttaactcagacatgcttgaacagatcttattcaaagttggtattaggacagtgttctatgacatgatGGTGATAGCTAGTAAATTAGGATATCAGAATATATAGTCATCTTTGACCTCATGCTACCTAATCAATGGGCACTACCTCCCGAATTACACTAAGTGGCCTGCTTTTgttacttgaaatatttgacattaGTGTCATGAAAAGAGAAATCGAAAGAAGTTTAGAGTTGCATACCATAGTTGGCAAATGACTTTAAGTCATTATTTCGTGGGCAGAGTGATCCCGTCTTCTTCGTATGACCTCATCATTAGCCAATCAGAAGTATACTACCTGCCTACCCAAATTTTATAAAAGTACGTGTGAAGGAAAGTCAGTAAGGCATTTTTGGTTGGTGTTCGTACCTGAACAACACATAAATCACCACAGTACTACAGGAACCATGACTGTTACTGAAgtcaaaaatagaaatatcatcactattgtctgtgtaggtgggttggtgttgtgtgtgtggaggtgttggttgttataataaaacaaataaaacttattctcgtgtcggcatttggatatcaactcagttcctTTGTTTAGTTTggagtttttgtctgctttaataatggttagtttttcggttaaacacaggttgcatcgttttgttttattggtgtatgcttgggctgtcttgctggtggaccaggatacggaaaaaggctcgttgtttcttttcagtttccaaatgtggacacgagaataagttttatttgtccaacttcaatagagcatctatcacctaaactaaaccagTTAACTAACTGAACATCAAAggccaacatgtaacaacccgccaacacctacttgtccgcaaaaaatctacctaccccacctattctaaaattgagcgtaatcggaaccacacaatgttttaGGCCTTAGTATGTTGACAACGACCAAATGTGTGATTATTGCATCTTCAGTGCAGCCTCTATTGCCAATGATGTCTCAGATTGTTCTCAATCTTGTATTGGATTTCAATTAGTTTGTTTTCaatctatattttcattgtttattttcataacacctaaaacattttatttatagaAGTCGGGATGTATTTCGTTGAGTACCCATATATAGATCGAGGGAGTACACTATACAAATATAGTGTCagcaaatttattttcaattcaattccattcaattcaattcatttaatttgaTTAATTTACTATAAATCGAAGGATAGTCAAAATGAACTAAGGAATAATAAAACACACAAGACATAACATTGTTGAgaaataatgcaaatttattgataataaataaaacaatacgtTCATGCAAAATGTGAAAAGAAATTATTGACGAAGTTGTATTTCTATGCTACTGTAACTAGTGTTACGTGTTTGAAAAAGGTTTGTGCAACATTTGAATGATAGCTTCCGCACCATAAGAAATCAAATCTCTGAATAAGTTGCGTGTGATCATGAGGCTTCGTAATTATTATCTGCATCAGACACGTTGTTTCTCAATAAAAACAGAAGAATATTGCATTTAGTGAGTGAGGGTGCTCTTCTAAAACTTGAAAATTCTACGATAGTGATTGAGATTTCCAGGAACGGAAATTTCAGTATCTATGACTATGGATTTTGTCTTCTGTCTTCTGTCTAACAGAAAGAAAGTACATTGACTTATCATTCCAACATTCATTGTTAAGTTCGATTAAAACTCAACAAAATTCACAGTGAAGTTTTTAATcctaaaaatgtaaatgaccCGAGATATATTGATCGAGACTGTCACAGTTTCGATTATGATTTAAAAGTAACAAATATCccaatatatgtaatgtataatcGTTAGATATCAAATATGATTTGCTATGCAGCGCTAAATGTACTAACAGTCATGTAATAGATTTATGCTAAATGTAGGTACGACTATGGGACAAGGTGAACGGTGTATGGATATATTCTGTTTATGAAACATAACTGATACGTTTACAAAGTATGGTGTACGCAATTTGTCATTGATATCCATCTTTTTCATAATCTATTTCAAGATTTGCTTTTAACAATACTATCTTGCAATTGCTGCTAAGCtatgtattgaaaatataaatttaccTCAAAGAAATCATATTTCTTTGTATGAAGTAGCTAGAAATTTAATTTTTCACAAGTAAGTTTTAATATCGCATTTCTCTTTAAGTTTATGCTTTGTTAATGAAATGGGACAGATTTAACGATCGCTTATAACATGAACGCAAGATTCAATAAGTAGTCGCTTTTAATAGGTTAAGCGTTTTATACAACactcaaaaacaaatttgaccACCCCCTTAATGTTCTTGATGTTTCCCTTAATGATGTATAGCTGTTTTCAAATGGTTGTTATATGTAAACTTTAAATTAAATTGGAATAAATATGTGATTCATTCCAGGAATATGAGTTCAAGAAATAAGAATTCTGTATGTAGCTATTCCTATAGAACATTAACAATCATAGCAATCCAGTCTCaagaaagacaaaacaaaacggTAGTTCTCGTACATGTGTccctctttaaaaaaaaaaattctgatcTCTACTAATGTCTAATCTCGAgaaattgtatacatttgttatttaaaaaaacaatctTGTATTATTTCGACTTACGAAACATCTACAGTTCATAGAAAATGGATTTCATAAGCGATGCAAGTATTGCTTTTGATAGAAAAGGACTCATTTGAAATAATACTATATACACATTTTGCTTGGTAAGGGTAAGGTTAGGCTAAAGTTTAGAAATTATTTTATGGGGTGGGGAGGAGAGGGGTAGCAAATAATTTTATGGGGTGGGGAGGAAGGGGTAGTAAATAATGTGGGGTGAGGAGTAGAGGGGGTAGTAAATTATTTTATGGAGTGGGGAGGAGGGGGTAGTAAATTGTTTTATGGGGTGGGGAGGATAGGTATAGTTAATTATTTTATGGGGTGGGGAGGAGAGGTGTAGTTAGTTATTTTATGGGGTGGGGAGGAGAGGGGATAGTTAATTATTTTATGGGGTGGGGAGGAGAGAGGTAGTTGATTATTTTATGGGGTGGGGAGGAGAGGTGTAGTTAATTATTTTATGGGGTAGGGAGGAGAGAGAGGTAGTTGATTATTTTATGGGGTGGGGAGGAGAGGTGTAGTTAATTATTTTATGGGGTGGGGGAGGAGAGGGGTAGTTAATTATTTATGGGGTGGGGGAGAAGAGGGGTAGTTAATTATTTTATGGGGTGGGGGAGGAGAGGGGTAGTTAATTATTTTATGGGGTGGGGAGGAGAGGTGTAGTTAATAATTTTATGGGGTGGGGGAGGAGAGGGGTAGTTAATTATTTTATGGGGTGGGGGAGGAGAGGTGTAGTTAATTATTTTATGGGGTAGGGAGGAGAGAGAGGTAGTTGATTATTTTATGGGGTGGGGAGGAGAGGTGTAGTTAATTATTTTATGGGGTGGGGGAGGAGAGGGGTAGTTAATTATTTTATGGGGTGGGGGAGGAGAGGGGTAGTTAATTATTTTATGGGGTGGGGGAGGAGAGGGGTAGTTAATTATTTTATGGGGTGGGGAGGAGAGGTGTAGTTAATTATTTTATGGGGTGGGGAGGAGAGGGGTAGTTAATTATTTTATGGGGTGGGAGGAGAGGTGTAGTTGATTATTTTATGGGGTGGGGGAGGAGAGGTGTAGTTAATTATTTTATGGGGTGGGAGGAGAGGTGTAGTTGATTATTTTATGGGGTGGGGAGGATAGGTATAGTTAATTATTTTATGGGGTGGGGAGGAGAGGGTAGTAAATTATTTTATGGGGTGGGGGAGGAGAGGGATAGTTAATTATTTTATGGGGTGGGGAGGAGAGGGGTAGTTAATTATTTTATGGGGTGGGGAGGAGAGGGGTAGTTAATTATTTTATGGGGTGGGGAG
The Glandiceps talaboti chromosome 6, keGlaTala1.1, whole genome shotgun sequence genome window above contains:
- the LOC144436684 gene encoding thioredoxin-like — encoded protein: MTVPYVKTKADFDAALKGAGSKLVAVDFTASWCGPCKFIGPKFEEMSKEFTDVVFIKVDVDDNGETAEANGVSAMPTFIFFKNGEKVDSLTGADEKKLRELLTKNK